The Vitis riparia cultivar Riparia Gloire de Montpellier isolate 1030 chromosome 3, EGFV_Vit.rip_1.0, whole genome shotgun sequence genome includes a region encoding these proteins:
- the LOC117910970 gene encoding uncharacterized protein LOC117910970, giving the protein MTEGVLRSLGSRRFLDWGAMGAQGSAGGILVCWDKRSLELLEMEVGNFSISCRLKNVEDGMVWIFTGIYGLCNRKKREALCEELGAIRGIWDKPWCLGGDFNVTLSQRERSRQGNLNGAMQRFAQVVDDLVLIDLPLQGGVFSWSGGKNNQTWARLDHFLVTQSWLNIFRGVVQCRLPRPTSDHFPILLKGGGMSRGPSPFREGREEGGPNFRMAAKMKVMKEKIKAWNMDVFGRLEVNNSSTLQQIEFWDMVECDRGLSERETNLKNEVKENFKKWVLLEEIHWRQVSRELWLREGDKNTGIKIYGVELVEEQEVREGIVNAIQHQLREDPGWRADIEGLHLQSLNHSEAEALEVPFIEEEIFSTLMDRNDNKAPGPNGFTVAFWQACGAEELGEFRPISPLGGLYKLMAKVLANRLKQVLDKVVSVDQNAFVRGRQILDASLIANEVVDYWQKRKEKGLVCKLDIEKTYDNISWNFLMKVLKKMGFGSRWMEWMWWCLSTAKFSVLINGVPEGFFSSSKGPRQGDPISPYLFVLGMEVLSALIRRAVQGNFITGCRLRGRGGAEMNVSHLLFADDTIIFCEARKEHLTYPGWILAWFEAASGLRINLAKSELIPVGEIDNIEEMAVELGCRVGSLPWSGPYGRSPLPYLGFNGCF; this is encoded by the exons CAAGGTTCAGCGGGTGGTATTTTGGTTTGTTGGGATAAGAGATCTTTGGAATTGTTGGAGATGGAGGTGGGTAATTTCTCTATTTCGTGTAGGCTAAAGAATGTTGAAGATGGGATGGTTTGGATTTTTACTGGAATTTATGGGCTATGTAACAGGAAGAAGAGGGAGGCTTTGTGTGAGGAGTTAGGGGCTATAAGGGGAATATGGGACAAGCCTTGGTGTTTAGGAGGGGACTTTAATGTCACTTTATCCCAAAGGGAAAGGAGCAGGCAGGGTAACCTTAATGGAGCAATGCAAAGGTTTGCTCAGGTGGTGGATGATCTAGTCCTTATAGACCTCCCTCTGCAGGGGGGTGTGTTTTCTTGGAGTGGGGGCAAGAACAATCAGACATGGGCTAGATTGGATCATTTCTTGGTAACTCAGAGTTGGCTAAATATTTTCAGGGGAGTTGTCCAGTGTAGGCTTCCTAGGCCTACCTCTGATCACTTCCCCATTTTGTTGAAGGGGGGCGGGATGAGCCGGGGACCCTCTCCGTTcag GGAGGGGCGAGAGGAGGGAGGACCCAACTTTAGAATGGCTGCTAAAATGAAGGTGATGAAGGAGAAAATTAAAGCATGGAACATGGATGTTTTTGGTAGGCTGGAAGTGAACAATAGCTCAACCCTTCAGCAAATTGAATTTTGGGACATGGTGGAATGTGATAGGGGCCTTTCAGAAAgagaaacaaatttgaaaaatgaagttaAGGAGAATTTCAAAAAGTGGGTTCTTTTGGAAGAAATCCATTGGAGACAAGTGTCTAGGGAGCTGTGGCTAAGAGAAGGGGATAAGAATACAGG aattaaaatatatgGGGTGGAGTTGGTTGAGGAGCAGGAGGTGAGGGAGGGGATTGTGAATGCTATTCAGCACCAGCTAAGGGAAGACCCAGGCTGGAGAGCCGATATAGAGGGGCTGCATCTTCAAAGTCTTAATCATAGTGAAGCTGAAGCTCTAGAGGTTCCCTTTATTGAAGAAGAAATATTCTCAACTTTGATGGATAGGAACGACAATAAGGCCCCAGGCCCGAATGGGTTTACCGTGGCTTTTTGGCAAGCTT GTGGGGCTGAGGAGCTAGGGGAGTTTCGGCCCATCAGTCCGTTAGGGGGGTTGTACAAGCTTATGGCCAAAGTGCTGGCCAACAGGCTGAAACAGGTGTTAGATAAGGTGGTTTCGGTTGATCAGAACGCGTTTGTGAGGGGGAGACAAATTCTTGACGCCTCTCTTATAGCTAATGAGGTGGTTGACTATTGGCAAAAGCGGAAAGAGAAGGGGCTGGTGTGCAAGTTGGATATTGAGAAAACATACGACAACATTAGTTGGAATTTCCTAATGAAAGTCTTGaaaaagatgggctttgggtctCGTTGGATGGAATGGATGTGGTGGTGTCTTTCAACGGCAAAATTTTCTGTCCTTATTAATGGGGTGCCAGAAGGCTTCTTCTCTAGCTCTAAGGGCCCGCGTCAAGGAGATCCAATTTCTCCTTACCTATTTGTCTTGGGCATGGAAGTGCTGAGTGCACTCATTAGAAGGGCTGTGCAGGGGAATTTCATTACTGGGTGTAGGCTAAGAGGGAGAGGGGGTGCAGAGATGAATGTGTCTCATTTGCTCTTCGCCGATGACACTATTATCTTCTGCGAAGCTAGAAAGGAGCATTTAACTTATCCTGGTTGGATTTTGGCGTGGTTTGAGGCGGCTTCTGGGCTTAGGATCAATCTGGCCAAGAGTGAGCTTATTCCTGTTGGGGAGATTGATAATATTGAGGAAATGGCGGTGGAATTAGGCTGCAGAGTAGGGAGCCTTCCG tggtcAGGGCCCTATGGGAGATCACCTTTGCCTTATTTGGGGTTCAATGGGTGTTTCTAG
- the LOC117910969 gene encoding prostatic spermine-binding protein-like — protein sequence MTMTMTRTRTRDEDEDEDKDEDEDEEDEDEDEDEENKDEDEDEDEDEDKDEDDKEDEDEEDHENEDEDEDEEDEDEEDKDEEEDDDDGDDDENDNKDEDEDDDEEEMREYNDNDDEEEIREYNKNKLDYRWINLSV from the exons ATGACGATGACGATGACGAGGACGAGGACGAGA GACGAGGACGAGGACGAGGACAAGGATGAGGACGAGGATGAGGAGGACGAGGACGAGGATGAGGATGAGGAGAACAAGGACGAGGACGAGGATGAGGACGAGGACGAGGACAAGGACGAGGACGACAAGGAGGACGAGGACGAGGAGGACCACGAGAACGAGGACGAGGACGAGGACGAGGAGGACGAGGACGAGGAGGACAAGGACGAGGAGGAGGACGACGACGATGGTGACGATGATGAGAATGACAATAAGGAtgaggatgaagatgatgaCGAGGAAGAGATGAGGGAGTACAATGATA atgatgaCGAGGAAGAGATAAGGGAGTACAATAAGAATAAACTTGATTATAGATGGATAAACTTGTCAGTTTAG